The following are encoded in a window of Methanocalculus natronophilus genomic DNA:
- a CDS encoding deoxyribonuclease IV, whose product MVTVGVHVSIAGSIDRAVSRAMERGCDTFQIFSRNPRGWKYKPIPPDVAAAFIEAVNEAELEPAVVHMPYLPNLASEKEEVYSRSVASLRDELFRCADLNIPHLVTHLGHHGPSGKAEGQKRVARAINAATAGAPEGVFLVMENTAGEKNSVGSDLLDIAAILGAVDDPKRIRVCFDTCHAFAAGYDLRTEEAVGEVFDLFNDHIGLDMLTIIHLNDAKGALGSGLDRHEHIGLGTIGEEGIRSVLRHPRLRHLPFIMETPEDERRDDYGNIKKVRELAI is encoded by the coding sequence ATGGTGACTGTCGGAGTCCATGTCTCGATCGCAGGATCAATTGACCGTGCCGTATCCAGGGCAATGGAACGGGGATGCGATACCTTCCAGATCTTCTCAAGGAACCCCCGAGGCTGGAAGTATAAACCGATCCCCCCGGATGTAGCAGCTGCCTTTATCGAGGCGGTGAATGAGGCAGAGCTCGAACCTGCTGTTGTGCATATGCCGTATCTCCCAAACCTTGCATCTGAAAAGGAGGAGGTATATTCCCGATCTGTTGCAAGCCTCAGGGACGAACTCTTCAGGTGTGCCGACTTAAACATCCCTCATCTCGTCACACACCTTGGACACCACGGCCCCTCCGGGAAGGCTGAAGGGCAGAAGCGGGTTGCCCGTGCAATCAATGCAGCAACCGCAGGTGCACCGGAAGGGGTATTTCTGGTTATGGAAAATACTGCCGGTGAGAAGAACTCGGTTGGATCTGATCTCCTCGACATTGCAGCGATTCTCGGCGCGGTTGATGATCCAAAACGAATCCGGGTCTGCTTTGATACCTGCCATGCATTTGCCGCAGGCTATGATCTCAGGACTGAGGAAGCAGTCGGGGAGGTCTTTGACCTCTTCAATGATCATATCGGGCTTGATATGCTGACGATCATACATCTAAACGATGCAAAAGGGGCTCTTGGCTCAGGCCTTGACCGGCATGAGCATATCGGCCTTGGCACAATCGGTGAGGAGGGTATCCGTTCAGTTCTCCGGCATCCCCGGCTCCGGCATCTCCCATTCATCATGGAGACACCGGAGGATGAACGCCGGGATGATTATGGCAATATCAAAAAAGTCAGGGAGCTTGCCATCTAA